The segment CACCTCCCTATATTATTTACTGAAGAAATCATTATACATAATGGCCGGAAAGTTTCAATGATTTTTTATGTTGTGCATAATGTCTTATACTTTTGCGGCAAACCTTATAGCGATAGTACGCATCATACTACTATTAGTTGGATAGGTCTTAGCTGTAACCGCAACACATGTGGCGGAATACTGGCCTTTTTGATAGTCATATTTATTATTATATTGGACTGGCTTGGCAGTTATGATTCAAAAAAGAGAGGGAATGCAACTCCTTTTACGGCTAATCCAGACCTTCAAACCTCGAATCTGAAAGCGACCGCTTTTTGAAACCAATTGTCCTGTTGATAAATGAGTTTGCTTCCTCAAGCCACTGAAGCCGCATCCTGACCGGCATGTCCTTGAACTCATCCAGCTTTTCCTTTGTGAAGGTATACACTATACAGACATGTTTCTTATCATTATTCACCACTTTTCCTTATCTCCTCCAGAGCTGCAATATCTGCAATATCCTGCGGTCTATTGGAAATCTTCTTTAATTTGATCAAGTCATCTATTGAGACAATCGGGATGGAAACATCTCCGGATGTTATCTCAACAGCATTAGATCTGACTGCCGTATAATCAAGCGGCTCCTCAACAAAAACATCAACCAGATTAATCGCTTTTTCCGGATGGAAGAAGCTAAAGACCTTCATATTTTTTTCATTAATCCAGCGGGCCCTGTTTTCCGCACTGATAAAGTCTTCTGCATATACAGGCACTTTAGGTTTGTAGCCCAACTCTGTCATTACCTTAACGAATTTACTTAGATTTCCCTCTTCCAGATGAACCATGAGATCTATATCTGCCGTCAACCTTACTGCACCATGAAGTACAAGGGCAACGCCGCCCACGACAACATAGTCAACACCATTGCTGTTCAGTTTTTCAAATATTTCTTCGTACAACATTATTACCTTCATCCGAAATGAGACATTGAATACGTTAGCATGATGGGATTTTACAGTCAACTCAAAGCAGGATTTGACTTTATCCGCAAAATTCCTTAATATATCCAATCTGAAACTTTAAGTCACAGTTTCGTTTGCCACAAAATCGGGGCGTAGCGCAGCCTGGTAGCGCACCTGCTTTGGGAGCAGGGTGTCGGAGGTTCGAATCCTCTCGCCCCGACCATTATATAATAAAGGGTTTGCGGCTGTAGCTCAGTTGGATAGAGCAAGTGACTTCTAATCACTAGGTCGCAGGTTCGACTCCTGCCAGCCGCACCAACTCGTTTTTTTGCAAATCACGATTTTTCTTCCACGTTGACATCTTTTTTACACTATTGTAGAGATAAAACATAAAATGGATAACCGGTGCGCATAATTTAATCTGGGGGACATGATGGAAATATCAGTGATTAAGGCACTGGAGAAAATCGAAGAGGTCCTGCTGGCAGAAGGTGAAATGGAGTTATACCGGAATATTGCTGAAGTCACAAAAAGTCATTTAGAAAAAGAGAAGTTACAGCTGCAGCAGGAAGCACATAAACTTGAATTGGAATTGGTAGAACGAAGGAAAAAGGAACGGATAAGGCAGGGCATGGTTTTTGATAACAGTGCCTACTGGGTCCGGGATGGAGCTAATAAGGACGGCCCATTTTGTTATCGCTGCTGGCATAAGACCAATAGATTAATACGGATGAATCCTTGCGATGATCCAGGCTGGAGTGAATGCGTGAGTTGCAATAGCAGGGAACATACGGGGGCATGAATATTATAATTGGGATATGATACCACATGAAATGGAAGGGTTCCGAATACCTGGCCTATCTTGAAGGGCAGGTCCACATTATTTCCCGTCTGCTTAGTGCAGAGGCAATATCCATCGGGGTTCTGGAGGTTGATGGA is part of the Nitrospirota bacterium genome and harbors:
- a CDS encoding nucleotidyltransferase family protein: MLYEEIFEKLNSNGVDYVVVGGVALVLHGAVRLTADIDLMVHLEEGNLSKFVKVMTELGYKPKVPVYAEDFISAENRARWINEKNMKVFSFFHPEKAINLVDVFVEEPLDYTAVRSNAVEITSGDVSIPIVSIDDLIKLKKISNRPQDIADIAALEEIRKSGE